A DNA window from Thermosynechococcaceae cyanobacterium Okahandja contains the following coding sequences:
- the pstC gene encoding phosphate ABC transporter permease subunit PstC codes for MTLSDTTATDSTAIEAKKNTRYYLDQAFYYITMAFALAIAVALGWIVIQIGITALPAIQKFGLGFLASTTWDPVRNIYGVLPQIYGTLVSAIIALLVAVPLGLGIAVFLSEDFLPTFVSTPIAFAIELLAAIPSVVIGLWGIFVLIPFLAPFYRFLSNYLGWIPLFSSSPRGNSILTLGLVLAFMILPLITSISRGTLVSLPPHLRQGAMALGATRWETILRVLIPAGFSGIVGSIMLALGRAMGETMAAAMLVGNANRINISILEPGSTIASLIASQFGEAGREQVAALLYAGLVLMILTLIVNILAEIIIKKFQNVER; via the coding sequence ATGACTCTCTCGGACACTACGGCTACCGATTCAACCGCGATCGAAGCGAAGAAAAATACACGCTACTACCTCGATCAAGCGTTCTATTACATCACTATGGCCTTTGCCCTTGCGATCGCAGTGGCCTTAGGCTGGATTGTTATTCAGATTGGCATAACCGCACTGCCCGCAATACAAAAATTTGGCCTCGGCTTTTTAGCCAGCACCACATGGGATCCGGTGCGAAATATTTATGGGGTACTGCCGCAAATTTACGGCACCCTTGTCAGTGCCATCATTGCCCTGTTAGTGGCGGTGCCCCTTGGGTTAGGGATTGCGGTTTTCCTGAGTGAAGACTTTTTACCCACGTTTGTCAGTACCCCCATTGCCTTTGCCATTGAATTGCTCGCGGCTATTCCCAGCGTTGTGATTGGTCTGTGGGGGATCTTTGTGCTGATCCCTTTTTTAGCGCCATTTTATAGATTTCTGAGCAATTACTTGGGGTGGATCCCCCTCTTTAGCTCCAGTCCTCGGGGCAACAGTATCCTAACCTTGGGGCTGGTGCTGGCTTTTATGATTTTGCCCCTGATTACCTCTATTTCCCGTGGCACCTTGGTCTCGCTGCCCCCCCATCTGCGTCAAGGGGCGATGGCTTTGGGAGCCACCCGCTGGGAAACCATTTTGCGGGTGCTAATTCCCGCTGGGTTCTCCGGTATTGTTGGGTCCATTATGCTGGCACTTGGCCGAGCGATGGGGGAAACCATGGCCGCAGCTATGCTGGTGGGCAATGCCAACCGCATTAACATTTCCATCCTAGAGCCGGGATCCACCATTGCATCCCTGATTGCCTCTCAATTTGGCGAAGCAGGGCGGGAACAGGTGGCGGCGCTCCTCTACGCAGGCTTGGTGCTGATGATATTGACGCTCATCGTCAATATCTTGGCAGAAATCATCATTAAAAAATTCCAGAATGTTGAGCGATAG